In Staphylococcus saccharolyticus, one genomic interval encodes:
- the gcvPA gene encoding aminomethyl-transferring glycine dehydrogenase subunit GcvPA produces the protein MSHRYIPLTEQDKEEMLETIGANSISELFGDVPVSILLDRNLNIADGEAETPLFRRLNLLANKNITKATHSSFLGAGVYDHYTPAIVDAMISRSEFYTAYTPYQPEISQGELQAIFEFQTLICELADMDVANSSMYDGMTSFAEACILSLSHTKKKKIVVSRAIHYQALQVLRTYTKTREEFEIVEVELNGTITDLNKLEQVIDDDTAAVAIQYPNFYGSIEDLEEINNFIKERKALFIVYANPLALGLLTPPGTFGADIVVGDTQPFGIPTQFGGPHCGYFATTKKLMRKIPGRLVGQTQDEDGNRGFVLTLQAREQHIRRDKATSNICSNQALNALASSIAMSTLGKQGIYEIAVQNFKNANYAKNKFKEQGFKIIDGTSFNEFVIKFNQPIKEINLKLADEGIIGGFDLSKVSKDFNNHMLIAVTELRTKDEIDTFVEKAGELHG, from the coding sequence GTGAGTCATCGTTATATACCATTAACAGAACAAGATAAAGAAGAAATGCTAGAAACTATTGGGGCCAATTCAATTTCTGAATTATTTGGCGATGTCCCTGTAAGCATTTTATTAGATAGAAATTTAAATATTGCAGATGGTGAAGCAGAAACACCTTTATTCAGAAGACTTAATCTGCTTGCAAATAAAAATATTACTAAGGCTACCCATTCATCTTTTCTAGGTGCAGGTGTCTATGATCATTATACTCCTGCAATTGTAGATGCAATGATTTCAAGATCAGAGTTTTATACTGCTTACACTCCATACCAACCAGAGATATCACAAGGCGAATTACAAGCAATATTTGAATTTCAAACACTTATTTGCGAACTAGCAGACATGGATGTTGCTAATTCATCAATGTATGACGGTATGACTAGTTTTGCTGAAGCATGTATTCTATCACTTAGTCATACAAAAAAGAAAAAAATAGTGGTATCTAGAGCTATTCACTACCAAGCATTACAAGTACTACGCACTTATACTAAAACTCGCGAAGAGTTTGAAATTGTAGAAGTAGAACTTAACGGAACCATTACCGATCTAAATAAACTTGAACAAGTTATCGACGATGATACAGCTGCTGTAGCTATTCAATATCCAAATTTTTATGGTTCTATTGAAGACTTAGAAGAAATCAACAACTTTATTAAAGAAAGAAAAGCATTATTTATTGTTTATGCGAATCCACTTGCTCTAGGATTACTAACACCACCTGGAACATTTGGTGCGGATATCGTAGTAGGAGATACCCAACCTTTTGGAATACCTACACAATTTGGCGGACCTCATTGTGGATATTTTGCTACTACTAAAAAATTAATGCGAAAGATACCAGGTCGTTTGGTAGGTCAAACTCAAGATGAAGATGGTAATCGAGGTTTTGTACTTACACTTCAAGCCAGAGAACAACATATTAGAAGAGATAAAGCTACATCTAATATTTGTTCTAACCAAGCATTAAATGCGCTAGCTTCATCTATAGCTATGTCTACATTAGGTAAACAAGGAATTTATGAAATTGCTGTACAAAATTTTAAAAATGCTAACTACGCTAAAAATAAATTCAAAGAGCAAGGTTTTAAAATCATAGATGGTACATCTTTTAATGAATTTGTCATAAAATTTAATCAACCTATTAAAGAGATTAATCTTAAACTTGCTGATGAAGGTATTATAGGAGGATTCGATTTAAGTAAAGTCTCAAAGGACTTCAACAATCATATGTTAATTGCTGTTACAGAACTAAGAACTAAAGATGAAATTGACACATTTGTTGAGAAAGCTGGTGAGTTACATGGTTAG
- the gcvPB gene encoding aminomethyl-transferring glycine dehydrogenase subunit GcvPB, whose protein sequence is MVSKSSPLIFERSKKGRYAYSLPQNEIIDISISSLLDEKFIRKDKAEFPEVAELDLIRHYTELSNKNFGVDTGFYPLGSCTMKYNPKINERVARIPGFTESHPLQEEEHVQGSLEIIYSLQEELKEITGMDEVTLQPAAGAHGEWTALMIFKAYHEKSGQGHRNEVIVPDSAHGTNPASASFAGFKSVTVKSNELGEVDIDDLKRVVNENTAAIMLTNPNTLGIFEKNILEIRQIVHEAGGLLYYDGANLNAILNKVRPGDMGFDAVHLNLHKTFTGPHGGGGPGSGPVGVVKELASYLPKPMVIKDEDLYKYDNNIEISIGRVKPFYGNFGIYLRAYTYIRTMGAKGLKEVSETAVLNANYIKARLKEHFEVPYEQYCKHEFVLSGSKQKQYGVRTLDMAKRLLDFGVHPPTIYFPLNVEEGMMIEPTETESKETLDYFINALIQISEEARENPDIVLEAPHTTIINRLDETTAARKPILKFEELKKEKTIEY, encoded by the coding sequence ATGGTTAGTAAATCAAGTCCATTAATCTTTGAAAGATCGAAAAAAGGAAGATATGCTTATTCATTACCTCAAAATGAAATAATAGATATTTCGATTTCTTCTTTATTGGATGAAAAGTTTATACGAAAAGATAAAGCAGAGTTTCCTGAAGTTGCAGAATTAGACTTAATACGTCATTACACAGAACTATCTAATAAGAATTTCGGGGTAGATACAGGATTTTATCCATTAGGCTCATGTACTATGAAATATAATCCTAAAATAAATGAGAGAGTTGCTAGAATACCTGGATTTACAGAATCTCACCCTTTACAAGAGGAAGAACATGTACAAGGTTCTCTGGAAATTATATATAGTTTGCAAGAAGAACTAAAAGAAATTACAGGTATGGATGAAGTTACGTTACAACCTGCTGCTGGTGCTCATGGTGAATGGACTGCTTTAATGATTTTCAAAGCATATCACGAAAAAAGTGGTCAAGGACATAGAAATGAAGTTATAGTACCTGATTCGGCTCATGGTACCAATCCTGCTTCTGCATCATTTGCTGGATTTAAATCGGTAACAGTTAAATCCAATGAACTTGGTGAAGTGGACATAGATGACTTAAAACGAGTGGTAAACGAAAATACTGCTGCAATAATGCTTACAAATCCAAATACATTAGGAATATTTGAAAAAAACATTTTAGAAATTAGACAAATTGTACATGAAGCAGGCGGATTATTATATTACGATGGCGCGAATTTAAATGCCATTTTAAATAAAGTACGTCCAGGAGATATGGGATTTGATGCAGTTCATCTTAATTTACACAAAACATTCACAGGACCTCATGGTGGTGGCGGTCCAGGTTCAGGACCTGTAGGAGTTGTTAAAGAATTAGCCAGTTATTTACCTAAACCAATGGTGATTAAAGATGAAGATTTATATAAATATGACAATAATATTGAAATTTCTATCGGTAGAGTAAAACCATTTTATGGTAATTTTGGTATATACTTACGAGCCTATACTTATATAAGAACAATGGGAGCTAAAGGACTCAAAGAAGTATCTGAAACCGCTGTTCTTAATGCAAATTACATTAAAGCACGTCTTAAGGAACACTTTGAAGTCCCATACGAGCAATATTGTAAACATGAATTTGTATTAAGTGGTAGCAAACAAAAACAATATGGTGTACGTACTTTAGACATGGCTAAGCGTCTTTTAGATTTTGGCGTACATCCACCTACAATTTATTTTCCACTGAACGTTGAAGAAGGGATGATGATTGAACCCACTGAAACTGAATCTAAAGAGACTTTAGATTATTTTATTAACGCGCTCATCCAAATTTCAGAAGAAGCTAGAGAAAACCCAGATATTGTTTTGGAAGCCCCTCATACAACTATTATCAATCGATTAGATGAAACAACAGCAGCACGTAAACCTATTCTGAAATTTGAAGAACTTAAAAAAGAAAAGACTATTGAATATTAA
- a CDS encoding rhodanese-like domain-containing protein, with the protein MSISLYIAIIIIAYMIIQQILNKRAVNELDQNDFHNGLRKAQVIDVREKVDYDYGHINGARNIPITVFKQRYQGLRKDQPIYLCDANGIASYRAARILRKNGYKDIFMLKGGYKKWTGKIKSKK; encoded by the coding sequence ATGAGTATCTCTTTGTACATTGCAATTATTATCATTGCATATATGATTATCCAACAAATTCTTAATAAACGAGCTGTTAATGAATTAGATCAAAACGATTTCCATAATGGTTTGAGAAAAGCTCAAGTTATTGATGTGAGGGAAAAAGTTGATTATGATTATGGACATATAAATGGTGCACGTAACATTCCTATTACTGTCTTTAAACAACGTTATCAAGGTTTAAGAAAAGATCAACCTATATATTTATGTGATGCAAATGGTATTGCCAGTTATCGCGCTGCTCGTATATTAAGAAAAAATGGATATAAAGATATTTTTATGCTTAAAGGTGGATATAAAAAATGGACAGGTAAAATTAAATCGAAAAAATAA
- a CDS encoding lipoate--protein ligase family protein produces MTETWNFINTGSQNPYYNMAMDEALLNFVSRGEIDPVIRFYTWNPATLSIGYFQRLKKEIDIDKVAEKGFGIVRRQTGGRGVLHDKELTYSVIVPESHPNMPTTVTEAYKVISQGLLEGFKNLGFETYFAVPRSKEEREKLKQPRSSVCFDAPSWYELVVEGRKIAGSAQTRQKGVILQHGSILQDIDINELFDMFIFKNNRLKAKMKEAFVEKAVAINDISDTHITIEEMKVAFEKGFKTGLNIELKPLQLNDLQHKEIKELEHKYRSDEWMYRK; encoded by the coding sequence ATGACTGAAACTTGGAATTTTATTAATACAGGAAGTCAAAATCCATACTATAATATGGCTATGGACGAAGCATTACTCAATTTTGTATCAAGAGGGGAAATTGATCCAGTTATTAGATTTTATACATGGAATCCTGCGACACTTTCAATTGGATATTTTCAACGTTTAAAAAAAGAAATTGATATTGATAAAGTAGCTGAAAAAGGTTTTGGTATAGTAAGACGTCAAACAGGTGGCAGAGGAGTGTTACACGATAAAGAATTGACCTACAGTGTGATTGTGCCGGAATCACATCCAAATATGCCTACAACAGTTACAGAAGCTTATAAAGTTATTTCACAAGGATTATTAGAAGGATTTAAAAATTTAGGTTTTGAAACCTATTTCGCTGTTCCTCGTTCTAAAGAGGAGAGAGAAAAACTAAAACAACCTAGAAGTTCAGTATGTTTTGATGCACCAAGTTGGTATGAACTTGTTGTAGAAGGTAGAAAAATAGCAGGTAGTGCTCAGACACGACAAAAAGGGGTAATCTTACAACACGGTTCAATACTACAAGATATAGATATCAATGAACTATTTGACATGTTTATCTTTAAAAATAATCGGCTCAAAGCGAAAATGAAAGAGGCTTTTGTTGAAAAAGCAGTAGCTATCAATGATATTTCAGATACTCATATCACAATAGAGGAAATGAAAGTTGCTTTTGAAAAAGGATTTAAAACTGGATTAAATATAGAATTAAAACCACTTCAACTCAATGATTTACAACATAAAGAAATAAAAGAACTAGAACATAAATATCGTTCTGATGAATGGATGTATCGCAAATAA
- a CDS encoding SA1362 family protein, whose translation MRNIFFYIIIVIAAFGLIMNLDVFLFSIVKTLISFVVIALIIYFIYYFLFLTEDQRNYKKAVRKYKRKNRRH comes from the coding sequence ATGCGTAACATCTTCTTTTACATCATCATAGTCATAGCAGCATTTGGCTTAATTATGAATTTAGATGTATTTCTATTTTCGATTGTTAAAACTTTAATTAGTTTTGTAGTCATTGCTTTAATTATTTACTTCATTTATTATTTCTTATTTCTAACCGAAGATCAAAGAAATTATAAAAAAGCTGTACGTAAATATAAAAGAAAGAATAGAAGACATTAA
- a CDS encoding M24 family metallopeptidase gives MNKLEQVHNILNHKRLDAVIVLSDYNRQYLSGFTGTSGALIITPQKNYLVTDFRYIKQATNQAKGFEIINCKNGLIPGIKELLEKENLINIGFEGHQISYDTYVELNKGMITLISISDTIDQIRKVKDSGEIKLIQQAADIVDKTYEYILTVVKAGMSERKIKALLESKMLELGADGPSFDTIVASGHRGALPHGVASDKIIEKGDMITLDFGAYYKGYCSDITRTFAIGEPDPKLKEIYNIVLSSQLKAINEIKPGMTVKEADALARDYIKSHGYGKEFGHSLGHGIGLDIHEGPLLSKSSTGKLEKNNCVTIEPGIYIDGLGGVRIEDDILITENGCDVFTKCTKDLIIL, from the coding sequence ATGAATAAATTAGAACAAGTACATAACATATTAAATCATAAACGTTTGGATGCCGTTATCGTCTTATCTGATTACAATAGACAATACCTTTCAGGATTTACCGGTACGAGTGGTGCTTTAATCATAACACCTCAAAAAAATTATCTCGTTACTGATTTCAGATATATTAAACAAGCCACAAATCAAGCAAAAGGCTTTGAAATTATTAACTGTAAAAATGGCTTAATCCCTGGAATAAAAGAACTTCTTGAAAAAGAAAATCTAATAAACATTGGTTTTGAGGGACATCAAATCAGTTATGATACGTACGTAGAATTGAATAAAGGTATGATTACTTTAATTAGTATTTCTGATACGATTGATCAAATTAGAAAAGTTAAAGATAGCGGTGAAATTAAGTTAATTCAACAAGCAGCTGACATTGTCGATAAAACTTATGAATATATTTTAACTGTAGTTAAAGCGGGTATGAGTGAAAGAAAAATTAAAGCATTACTTGAAAGTAAAATGCTAGAATTAGGTGCAGATGGTCCATCATTCGATACAATAGTAGCATCAGGTCATAGAGGTGCCTTACCTCATGGTGTGGCAAGTGATAAGATTATCGAAAAAGGAGATATGATTACACTTGATTTTGGTGCATATTATAAAGGTTATTGTTCAGACATTACCCGTACATTTGCAATCGGTGAGCCAGATCCTAAATTAAAAGAAATATATAACATTGTTTTATCATCACAATTAAAAGCAATCAATGAAATCAAGCCAGGCATGACCGTAAAAGAAGCTGATGCACTAGCACGTGATTATATTAAATCGCATGGTTATGGTAAAGAATTTGGTCATTCTCTCGGACATGGTATTGGTTTAGATATTCATGAAGGTCCATTACTATCAAAAAGTAGTACTGGCAAATTAGAAAAGAACAACTGTGTCACAATAGAACCTGGTATTTATATAGATGGACTTGGTGGCGTTAGAATTGAAGATGATATTTTAATTACAGAAAATGGTTGTGATGTCTTTACTAAATGCACAAAAGACCTTATTATTTTATAG
- the efp gene encoding elongation factor P codes for MISVNDFKTGLTISVDNGIWKVIDFQHVKPGKGSAFVRSKLRNLRTGAIQEKTFRAGEKVEQAMIENRRMQYLYSDGDNHIFMDNETFDQIELPGDYLKDELNYLKANMEVQVQSYESEIIGVELPKTVELEVTETEPGIKGDTATGATKSATVETGYTLNVPLFVNKSDILVINTSDGSYISRG; via the coding sequence ATGATTTCAGTAAATGATTTTAAAACAGGCTTGACAATTTCTGTAGATAATGGAATTTGGAAAGTTATTGATTTCCAACATGTAAAACCAGGAAAAGGTTCTGCATTTGTTCGTTCTAAATTACGTAATTTAAGAACTGGTGCTATCCAAGAAAAAACATTCAGAGCTGGCGAAAAGGTTGAGCAAGCAATGATTGAAAATCGTCGCATGCAATACTTATATTCAGATGGCGATAATCATATTTTCATGGATAATGAAACATTCGATCAAATCGAATTACCAGGTGATTACCTTAAAGATGAATTAAATTATTTAAAAGCCAACATGGAAGTTCAAGTTCAATCATACGAAAGCGAAATTATTGGAGTTGAATTACCTAAAACTGTTGAACTAGAAGTCACTGAAACTGAACCTGGTATTAAAGGTGATACAGCTACAGGTGCAACAAAATCAGCTACAGTTGAAACTGGATACACTTTAAATGTGCCATTATTTGTCAATAAAAGCGACATCCTAGTCATCAATACTAGTGATGGAAGTTACATTTCTAGAGGTTAA
- the argJ gene encoding bifunctional glutamate N-acetyltransferase/amino-acid acetyltransferase ArgJ gives MEEINGNIASPLGFSADGLHAGFKRKKLNFGWIVLEVPASVAGIFTTNKIIAAPLVLTKQCINKENKIQAIVVNSGVANSCTGEQGHKDAFRMQQLAADKLHIKQQLVEVASTGVIGKPMPMSILEEAISKIVVNGNADDFAKAILTTDKDTKTCVVTEHFNRDLVTMAGVAKGSGMIHPNMATMLSFITCDANINSKTLKHALNEVVDVTFNQITIDGDTSTNDMVVIMSNGCTNNKEIIHNSDDYEKFKRMLEHVMKDLAKKIAKDGEGATKLIEVSVEGARNSSAAKMIAKSIVGSSLVKTAIFGEDPNWGRIIAAVGHTDTHFNIDNIDIYIGHIPVLKPSSPIDYDNEEIQDIMSSGEVKIQIHLHNRDCNGKVWGCDLSYDYVKINALYTT, from the coding sequence ATGGAAGAAATTAACGGAAATATTGCTAGTCCATTAGGTTTTTCGGCTGATGGATTACATGCAGGATTTAAAAGAAAAAAGTTAAATTTTGGTTGGATAGTTTTAGAAGTTCCAGCAAGTGTCGCTGGCATCTTCACAACTAATAAGATTATCGCTGCTCCATTAGTGTTAACAAAACAATGTATAAATAAAGAAAATAAAATACAAGCTATTGTAGTTAATTCAGGTGTAGCTAATTCATGTACAGGTGAACAAGGTCATAAAGATGCTTTTAGAATGCAACAACTTGCAGCAGATAAGTTACATATTAAACAACAGCTAGTGGAGGTCGCTTCAACAGGAGTTATAGGGAAGCCTATGCCCATGTCAATTTTGGAAGAAGCAATATCCAAAATTGTTGTAAATGGTAATGCAGATGATTTTGCAAAAGCAATACTCACAACTGATAAAGATACAAAAACTTGTGTGGTCACTGAACATTTCAATAGAGATTTAGTCACAATGGCAGGTGTAGCCAAAGGATCAGGTATGATACATCCTAACATGGCGACTATGCTTTCTTTTATTACTTGTGACGCAAATATAAATTCCAAAACATTAAAACATGCACTGAACGAAGTTGTCGATGTAACATTTAATCAAATTACTATAGATGGGGATACTTCTACAAACGACATGGTAGTCATTATGTCAAATGGATGTACTAATAACAAAGAGATTATACACAATAGTGATGATTACGAAAAGTTCAAACGAATGTTAGAGCATGTGATGAAAGATTTAGCTAAAAAAATTGCTAAAGATGGTGAAGGTGCTACTAAATTGATTGAAGTCAGTGTTGAGGGAGCACGCAATTCTAGTGCAGCCAAAATGATAGCTAAAAGTATTGTAGGTTCAAGTCTAGTTAAAACTGCTATCTTCGGAGAAGACCCTAACTGGGGTAGAATTATTGCTGCCGTAGGACATACAGACACACACTTTAACATTGATAATATTGATATTTATATAGGTCATATTCCAGTTCTCAAACCGTCCTCACCGATAGATTATGATAATGAAGAGATTCAAGATATTATGAGTAGCGGTGAAGTTAAAATACAAATACATCTACATAACAGGGACTGCAATGGTAAAGTTTGGGGATGTGATTTGTCTTATGACTACGTTAAAATTAACGCTTTGTACACAACTTAG
- the accB gene encoding acetyl-CoA carboxylase biotin carboxyl carrier protein, giving the protein MNFKEIKELIETLDQSNLTEINIEDNKGSVVNLKKEKETEIITPQVTQQAAQPIMQPQTNVEAQPTTAQKSNESEEKNDDYDTINAPMVGTFYKSPSPDEEAYVQVGDTVTNDSTVCILEAMKLFNEIQAEISGEIVEILVEDGQMVEYGQPLFKVK; this is encoded by the coding sequence ATGAACTTTAAAGAAATAAAAGAATTAATAGAAACTCTTGACCAATCTAACTTAACTGAAATAAATATTGAGGATAATAAAGGTAGTGTTGTTAATCTTAAAAAAGAGAAAGAAACAGAAATTATCACACCTCAAGTAACGCAACAAGCTGCACAACCTATCATGCAACCACAAACGAATGTAGAAGCTCAACCAACCACTGCACAAAAAAGCAATGAATCAGAAGAAAAAAATGATGATTATGATACGATTAATGCACCTATGGTAGGCACATTTTACAAATCACCTTCTCCCGATGAGGAAGCATATGTTCAAGTGGGGGATACTGTAACAAATGATAGTACTGTTTGTATTTTGGAAGCTATGAAATTATTTAACGAAATTCAAGCTGAAATATCTGGTGAGATTGTCGAAATTTTAGTAGAAGACGGACAAATGGTAGAGTATGGCCAACCGTTGTTTAAGGTTAAATAA
- the accC gene encoding acetyl-CoA carboxylase biotin carboxylase subunit yields the protein MKKILVANRGEIAVRIIRAAHDLGIQTVAIYSEGDKDALHTQIADEAYCVGPTLSKDSYLNIPNILSIATSTGCDGVHPGYGFLAENGDFAELCEACQLKFIGPNYESIQKMGIKDVAKAEMIKANVPVVPGSEGLIQSIDDAKKVAKKIGYPVIIKATAGGGGKGIRVARDEKELETGYRMTQQEAETAFGNGGLYLEKFIENFRHIEIQIIGDCFGNVIHLGERDCTIQRRMQKLVEEAPSPILNEEKRQEMGGAAIRAAKAVNYENAGTIEFIYDLDDDNFYFMEMNTRIQVEHPVTEMVTGVDLVKLQLKVAMSEALPFKQEDISIRGHSIEFRINAENPYKDFMPSPGKITQYLAPGGFGVRIESACYTNYTIPPYYDSMVAKLIVHEPTREEAITTGIRALSEYLVLGIDTTIPFHLRLLNNDIFRSGEFNTKFLEKYNILDDNNQ from the coding sequence ATGAAGAAAATATTAGTAGCAAATCGTGGAGAAATAGCTGTAAGAATTATAAGAGCTGCCCACGATTTAGGTATACAAACAGTAGCAATTTATTCTGAAGGGGATAAAGATGCGTTACATACTCAAATTGCTGATGAAGCATACTGCGTCGGTCCTACTTTATCTAAAGACTCTTACTTGAATATACCTAACATTTTGTCTATTGCAACTTCTACAGGATGTGATGGCGTACATCCAGGTTATGGATTTTTAGCGGAAAATGGAGACTTCGCTGAACTATGTGAAGCATGCCAATTAAAATTTATTGGTCCAAATTATGAATCAATTCAAAAAATGGGTATTAAAGATGTTGCTAAAGCAGAAATGATTAAAGCTAATGTACCTGTTGTACCAGGAAGTGAAGGGCTGATTCAAAGTATAGATGATGCTAAGAAGGTTGCTAAAAAAATAGGTTATCCTGTCATAATCAAAGCCACAGCTGGTGGTGGTGGCAAAGGAATTAGAGTTGCACGTGATGAAAAGGAACTAGAAACTGGATACAGAATGACTCAGCAAGAAGCTGAAACTGCTTTTGGTAATGGTGGTTTATATTTAGAGAAGTTTATTGAAAACTTCAGACATATTGAAATACAAATTATTGGTGATTGCTTTGGTAACGTTATTCATTTAGGAGAGCGTGATTGTACGATACAACGAAGAATGCAGAAGTTAGTTGAGGAAGCACCTTCACCAATCCTAAATGAAGAAAAACGACAAGAAATGGGTGGTGCAGCTATTAGGGCTGCTAAAGCTGTTAACTACGAAAATGCTGGTACGATAGAATTTATTTATGATTTAGATGATGATAACTTTTATTTCATGGAAATGAATACTAGAATTCAAGTAGAGCATCCGGTAACTGAAATGGTTACTGGTGTTGACCTTGTGAAATTACAGTTAAAAGTTGCAATGAGTGAAGCCTTACCGTTTAAACAAGAAGATATTTCCATTAGGGGGCACTCCATAGAATTTCGAATTAATGCTGAAAATCCTTACAAAGATTTCATGCCATCACCTGGTAAAATCACACAATACTTAGCACCAGGTGGATTCGGGGTTAGAATTGAATCAGCATGTTATACTAATTATACAATCCCACCGTACTATGACTCCATGGTGGCTAAGCTTATAGTTCATGAACCCACTCGTGAAGAAGCAATCACGACGGGAATACGTGCTTTAAGTGAGTATCTTGTTTTAGGTATTGACACAACAATTCCTTTCCACTTAAGACTTTTAAATAACGATATATTTAGAAGTGGAGAGTTTAACACAAAATTCTTAGAAAAATATAATATATTGGATGATAATAATCAATAG
- a CDS encoding Asp23/Gls24 family envelope stress response protein — protein MVNVADYSQLNLGKIEIAPEVLSVIASIATSEIEGITGHFAELKKTNLEKISRKNLNRDLKIKAKDDGIYIDVYCSFKHGVNISKTAKRIQIATFNSITTMTAIEPKQINIHITQIVVEK, from the coding sequence ATGGTCAATGTAGCAGATTATTCTCAATTAAATCTTGGAAAAATTGAAATTGCACCTGAAGTCTTATCTGTCATCGCAAGTATAGCGACCTCAGAAATCGAGGGTATTACAGGCCATTTTGCAGAATTAAAAAAAACAAACTTAGAAAAAATTAGCCGTAAAAACCTTAATAGAGACTTAAAGATTAAAGCTAAAGATGATGGAATATACATTGATGTATATTGTTCTTTTAAACATGGCGTTAATATTTCAAAAACTGCAAAACGTATACAGATAGCTACTTTTAATTCAATCACCACGATGACAGCAATTGAACCTAAACAAATTAACATTCATATTACGCAAATCGTTGTAGAAAAATAA
- the nusB gene encoding transcription antitermination factor NusB — MSRKESRVQAFQTLFQLEMKDTDLTINEAINFIKDDYLDLDFDFDFISWLVTGVKDHEAILDETIEPHLKDWSIHRLLKSDRIILRMATFEVHHSDTPKKVIINEAVELAKQFSDDDHYKFINGVLSNIND; from the coding sequence ATGAGTCGTAAAGAATCAAGAGTACAAGCTTTTCAAACTTTATTTCAACTTGAAATGAAAGATACAGATTTAACTATAAATGAAGCTATTAATTTTATTAAAGATGATTATCTTGATTTAGATTTTGATTTTGATTTTATTAGTTGGTTGGTAACAGGTGTTAAAGATCATGAAGCAATATTAGATGAAACAATAGAACCTCATTTAAAAGACTGGTCAATCCATCGACTACTTAAATCTGACCGAATTATACTTAGAATGGCAACATTCGAAGTACACCATAGTGACACGCCTAAAAAAGTAATTATTAACGAAGCAGTTGAACTTGCAAAACAATTTAGTGATGACGATCACTATAAGTTTATTAATGGTGTACTTAGTAATATTAATGATTAA